Proteins from a genomic interval of Mycobacterium conspicuum:
- a CDS encoding DUF2537 domain-containing protein: MTDAPVPWGTGLTVAGFVAAVTAVAVVVLSLGLIRVHPLLAVGLNIVAAGGLAPTLWGWRRTPVWRWFVLGAGVGVIGAWVTLLALAAG, translated from the coding sequence GTGACCGACGCGCCCGTGCCCTGGGGGACGGGTCTGACGGTGGCCGGGTTCGTCGCCGCGGTCACCGCCGTCGCGGTGGTGGTGCTCAGCCTCGGGTTGATCCGGGTCCATCCGCTGCTGGCCGTCGGGCTCAACATCGTGGCGGCCGGGGGGCTGGCGCCCACGCTGTGGGGCTGGCGGCGCACCCCGGTGTGGCGCTGGTTCGTGCTCGGCGCGGGGGTGGGAGTGATCGGCGCGTGGGTGACGCTGCTGGCTCTGGCCGCGGGCTAG
- a CDS encoding VOC family protein, producing MAINVEPAVIPHLVVGDAAAAIDFYTKAFGAEELGRVPRQDGKLVNAAVRINGFTVMLNDDFPETCGGKSMTPTSLGGTPVTIHLTVDDVDAKFRRAVDAGATVIAELTDQFWGDRYGVVADPFGHHWSMGQPVREVSMEEIQAAMSGAG from the coding sequence ATGGCGATTAACGTCGAACCCGCAGTGATTCCCCACCTCGTCGTCGGCGATGCCGCTGCGGCGATCGATTTCTATACCAAGGCTTTTGGCGCCGAGGAGTTGGGCCGCGTTCCGCGCCAGGACGGCAAGCTGGTGAATGCCGCGGTACGCATCAACGGCTTCACGGTGATGCTCAACGATGACTTCCCGGAGACGTGCGGCGGCAAGTCGATGACGCCGACGTCGCTGGGGGGCACCCCGGTCACCATCCATCTGACGGTCGACGACGTCGACGCCAAGTTCCGGCGCGCCGTCGATGCGGGCGCGACCGTGATCGCCGAGCTGACGGACCAGTTCTGGGGAGACCGCTACGGCGTGGTCGCCGACCCGTTCGGCCACCACTGGTCAATGGGGCAGCCGGTGCGTGAGGTCAGCATGGAGGAGATCCAGGCGGCGATGTCCGGCGCTGGCTAG
- the pdxH gene encoding pyridoxamine 5'-phosphate oxidase produces MAESNEQHLAGMRVEYGSVEKDGSPDLDADWLDGGWLALFRKWIDDAERAGLSEPNAFVLATVGNGRPVSRTVLCKSADETGITFFTNYDSAKGDELAATPYASATFPWYQLGRQIHIRGPVSKVAPQVTEDYWSKRPRGSQLGAWASHQSRPIASRAALLEQLAEVTQRFADSESVPVPPNWGGYLIAPEVVEFWQGRENRVHNRIRVTGGRVERLQP; encoded by the coding sequence ATGGCCGAATCAAATGAGCAACACCTGGCGGGCATGCGAGTGGAGTACGGGTCCGTCGAGAAGGACGGCAGCCCCGATCTCGACGCGGATTGGCTGGATGGCGGTTGGCTTGCGTTGTTCCGCAAGTGGATTGACGACGCCGAACGCGCCGGCCTGTCCGAGCCGAACGCCTTCGTGCTGGCGACCGTCGGCAATGGCCGGCCGGTGAGCCGAACGGTGTTGTGCAAGAGCGCCGACGAGACCGGAATCACTTTTTTCACCAACTACGACTCCGCCAAGGGCGACGAGCTGGCGGCGACGCCGTACGCCTCGGCGACGTTCCCCTGGTACCAGCTGGGCCGCCAGATCCACATCCGTGGCCCGGTGAGCAAGGTCGCGCCGCAGGTCACCGAGGATTACTGGTCCAAACGGCCGCGCGGCTCACAGCTGGGTGCGTGGGCGTCGCACCAGTCGCGGCCGATCGCGTCGCGCGCGGCGTTGCTCGAGCAGCTGGCCGAGGTGACGCAGCGCTTCGCCGATTCGGAGAGCGTCCCGGTGCCGCCGAACTGGGGCGGCTACCTCATCGCGCCCGAGGTGGTGGAGTTCTGGCAGGGCCGGGAGAACCGGGTGCACAACCGGATTCGGGTCACCGGCGGCCGCGTCGAGCGTCTGCAGCCCTAG
- a CDS encoding AurF N-oxygenase family protein, translating into MQRWRRNMEVRDDAEYVDMLATLSEGSVRRNFNPYTDIDWDSPEFAVTDNDPRWILPTTDTMGRHPWYLAQPDERKIEIGMWRQANVAKVGLHFESILIRGLMNYTFWVPNGSPEYRYCLHESVEECNHTMMFQEMVNRIGADVPGMPRKLRWISPVVPLVAGPLPIAFFIGVLAGEEPIDHTQKNVLREGKSLHPIMERVMAIHVAEEARHISFAHEYLRKRLPQLGPMKRFVVSIYLPLTMWRLCRAIVVPPKEFWVKFDIPREVKKELFFGSADSRKWLRDMFGDVRMLAYDTGLMNPIAKLVWRMLKMYGRPSRYRSEPQRQHLAA; encoded by the coding sequence ATGCAGCGTTGGCGCCGCAACATGGAAGTGCGCGACGACGCCGAGTACGTGGACATGCTCGCCACACTGTCCGAGGGGTCGGTGCGGCGAAACTTTAACCCGTACACCGATATCGACTGGGACTCGCCGGAGTTCGCGGTCACCGACAACGACCCCCGGTGGATCCTGCCGACGACCGACACGATGGGCCGGCACCCCTGGTATCTGGCCCAGCCCGACGAACGCAAGATCGAAATCGGCATGTGGCGGCAGGCCAACGTGGCCAAGGTGGGACTGCACTTCGAGTCCATCCTGATCCGCGGCCTGATGAACTACACGTTCTGGGTGCCCAACGGGTCGCCGGAGTACCGCTACTGCTTGCACGAATCGGTTGAAGAGTGCAACCACACCATGATGTTCCAGGAGATGGTCAACCGCATCGGCGCCGACGTGCCCGGCATGCCGCGCAAGCTGCGCTGGATTTCGCCGGTGGTGCCGCTGGTGGCCGGCCCGCTGCCGATCGCGTTCTTCATCGGGGTGCTGGCCGGCGAGGAGCCGATCGACCACACGCAGAAAAACGTTCTGCGCGAAGGCAAGTCGCTGCACCCGATCATGGAACGAGTGATGGCCATTCACGTGGCCGAGGAAGCGAGGCACATCTCGTTCGCTCACGAATATCTGCGTAAACGATTGCCGCAGTTGGGGCCGATGAAGCGGTTCGTGGTCTCGATCTATCTTCCGCTGACGATGTGGCGGCTGTGCCGGGCAATCGTGGTGCCCCCCAAGGAGTTCTGGGTCAAGTTCGACATCCCGCGCGAGGTCAAGAAGGAGCTGTTCTTCGGGTCGGCGGATTCGCGAAAGTGGTTGCGCGACATGTTCGGTGACGTCCGGATGCTGGCCTACGACACCGGGCTGATGAATCCGATCGCCAAGCTGGTGTGGCGGATGCTCAAGATGTACGGCAGGCCGTCGCGCTACCGCAGCGAGCCGCAGCGCCAGCACCTGGCGGCCTGA
- a CDS encoding citrate synthase 2, protein MTVVPENFVAGLEGVVAFTTEIAEPDKDGGALRYRGVDIQDLVNHQVTFGDAWALLVDGKFGHGLPPAEPFPLPIHTGDVRVDVQAGLAMLAPIWGYKPLLDTDEATARDQLARASVMALSYVAQSARGIYQPAVPQRVIDECPTVTARFMTRWQGEPDPKHVEAIDAYWVSAAEHGMNASTFTARVIASTGADVAAALSGAIGAMSGPLHGGAPARVLPMLEEVERTGDARGLVKGILDRHEKLMGFGHRVYRAEDPRARVLRATAERLGAPRYEVAVAVEQAALSELRERRPDRAIETNVEFWAAVILDFAKVPANMMPAMFTCGRTAGWCAHILEQKRLGKLVRPSAIYVGPGPRSPESVEGWDRVLTNA, encoded by the coding sequence ATGACTGTGGTCCCGGAAAATTTTGTCGCCGGCCTGGAGGGCGTGGTGGCGTTCACTACCGAAATCGCCGAACCGGACAAAGACGGCGGCGCGCTGCGCTACCGCGGCGTGGACATCCAGGATTTGGTGAACCACCAGGTCACATTCGGCGACGCGTGGGCGCTCCTGGTCGACGGCAAGTTCGGCCACGGGCTGCCGCCCGCCGAGCCGTTCCCGCTGCCGATCCACACCGGTGATGTGCGCGTCGATGTGCAGGCGGGCCTGGCGATGCTGGCGCCGATCTGGGGATACAAGCCGCTGCTGGACACCGACGAGGCCACCGCCCGCGACCAGCTGGCCCGCGCGTCGGTGATGGCGCTGTCCTACGTCGCCCAGTCCGCGCGCGGCATCTATCAGCCGGCGGTCCCGCAGCGCGTGATCGACGAATGCCCAACGGTCACAGCACGTTTCATGACCCGCTGGCAGGGCGAGCCGGACCCCAAACACGTCGAGGCGATCGACGCCTACTGGGTGTCGGCCGCCGAGCACGGCATGAACGCCTCGACGTTCACCGCGCGGGTGATCGCCTCGACCGGCGCCGACGTCGCGGCGGCGCTGTCCGGAGCGATCGGGGCGATGAGTGGGCCGCTCCACGGCGGCGCGCCGGCGCGGGTGCTGCCGATGCTCGAAGAGGTGGAGCGCACCGGCGACGCCCGCGGCCTGGTCAAGGGGATCCTGGACCGCCACGAGAAGCTGATGGGCTTCGGCCACCGGGTCTACCGCGCCGAGGACCCGCGGGCGCGCGTGCTGCGGGCCACTGCCGAGCGGTTGGGTGCGCCGCGCTACGAGGTCGCGGTCGCCGTCGAGCAGGCCGCCCTGTCCGAGCTGCGGGAACGCCGTCCGGATCGGGCCATCGAGACCAACGTCGAGTTCTGGGCCGCGGTGATCCTCGACTTCGCTAAGGTCCCGGCCAACATGATGCCGGCCATGTTCACCTGTGGGCGCACCGCGGGGTGGTGTGCCCACATCCTCGAACAGAAGCGACTGGGCAAGCTGGTGCGCCCGTCGGCCATCTATGTCGGACCGGGTCCGCGCAGCCCCGAGTCGGTGGAGGGCTGGGACCGGGTTCTCACCAACGCCTGA
- a CDS encoding FAD-dependent oxidoreductase codes for MPHVITQSCCNDGSCVFACPVNCIHPTPDEPGFATAEMLHIDPVACVDCGACVSACPVGAIAPDNRLDVKQLPFVEINASFYPERPADVKLPPTSKLAPVLPAAEVRVRRQPLTVAIVGSGPAAMYAADELLTQHGVRVNVFEKLPTPYGLVRAGVAPDHQNTKRVTRLFERVSRHRHFRFYLNVEIGKHLSHADLLAHHHAVLYAVGAPDDRRLDIDGMGLPGTATATELVAWINGHPDFADLPVDLSHERVVIVGNGNVALDVARVLTADPNDLARTDIADGALEVLRGSAVREVVIVARRGPAHSAFTLPELIGLVSTRDVVLDADDRQLVQRDLAGVSDGLTRAKLEILSKLGDAAGPGPRIRLAYRLTPERVVGQQRATGVEFSLTGTAERRGLEAGLVLTSIGYRGKPIRDLPFDEAAAVVPNEGGRVVPGTYVAGWIKRGPTGFIGTNKSCSLQTVQALVADFNAGKLADPVGKPAALARLVRARQPDAVDSAGWRAIDAVEIARGAALGRPRNKFTDVADMLAAAASAPGTSLPRRLRDLLASAGHRRLDLLHADLTHRLPH; via the coding sequence ATGCCGCATGTCATTACCCAGTCGTGCTGCAACGACGGGTCCTGTGTCTTCGCGTGTCCGGTGAACTGCATTCACCCCACGCCGGATGAGCCGGGCTTCGCGACTGCGGAGATGCTCCACATCGATCCGGTGGCGTGCGTGGACTGCGGTGCTTGTGTGAGCGCCTGCCCGGTCGGCGCGATCGCGCCCGATAACCGGCTGGATGTCAAGCAGTTGCCGTTCGTTGAGATCAACGCGTCGTTTTATCCCGAGCGGCCCGCGGACGTGAAGCTTCCGCCGACGTCGAAGCTGGCGCCGGTGCTCCCGGCGGCCGAGGTGCGGGTTCGTCGCCAGCCGCTGACCGTGGCCATCGTCGGGTCCGGCCCGGCGGCGATGTATGCCGCCGACGAGCTGCTCACCCAGCACGGTGTGCGGGTCAACGTCTTCGAAAAGCTGCCTACCCCTTATGGTTTGGTGCGTGCCGGGGTGGCGCCCGATCACCAGAACACCAAGCGGGTCACCCGGCTCTTCGAGCGGGTGAGCCGTCACCGCCACTTCCGGTTCTACCTCAATGTGGAGATCGGCAAGCACCTGAGCCACGCCGACCTACTGGCCCATCATCACGCCGTGCTGTACGCGGTCGGTGCGCCCGACGATCGCCGACTGGACATCGACGGGATGGGTCTGCCGGGCACGGCAACGGCCACCGAGTTGGTCGCGTGGATCAACGGTCATCCCGACTTCGCCGACCTGCCAGTCGATCTCAGCCACGAACGGGTCGTGATCGTGGGCAACGGCAACGTCGCCCTTGACGTGGCGCGGGTGCTCACCGCCGATCCGAACGACTTGGCGCGCACCGACATCGCCGACGGCGCGCTGGAGGTATTGCGCGGTTCCGCGGTCCGCGAGGTGGTGATCGTGGCCCGCCGCGGACCCGCGCACTCGGCGTTCACGCTGCCGGAGTTGATCGGGCTGGTCAGCACGCGCGACGTCGTGCTCGACGCCGACGACCGCCAGCTGGTTCAGCGCGACCTCGCGGGCGTGTCGGACGGCTTGACACGCGCCAAGCTGGAGATTTTGAGCAAACTGGGCGACGCTGCCGGGCCCGGCCCGCGGATCCGGCTGGCGTATCGGCTCACGCCGGAGCGCGTCGTCGGGCAGCAGCGAGCCACCGGCGTGGAGTTCTCGCTCACCGGCACTGCGGAGCGGCGCGGGCTCGAGGCGGGCCTGGTGTTGACCTCGATTGGCTACCGCGGCAAGCCGATTCGCGATCTGCCGTTCGACGAGGCGGCGGCCGTCGTCCCCAACGAGGGCGGCCGCGTCGTACCGGGAACGTACGTCGCGGGCTGGATCAAGCGCGGCCCCACCGGCTTCATCGGCACCAACAAGTCATGCTCGTTGCAGACGGTCCAGGCGCTGGTCGCCGATTTCAACGCCGGCAAGTTGGCCGACCCGGTCGGCAAGCCGGCCGCGCTGGCGAGGCTGGTGCGCGCTCGTCAGCCCGATGCCGTCGACTCCGCCGGGTGGCGCGCCATCGACGCCGTGGAGATCGCCCGCGGTGCCGCGCTCGGGCGGCCGCGCAACAAGTTCACCGACGTGGCCGACATGCTGGCGGCCGCGGCCAGCGCGCCGGGGACGTCGCTGCCGCGCCGGCTGCGTGACCTCCTAGCCAGCGCCGGACATCGCCGCCTGGATCTCCTCCATGCTGACCTCACGCACCGGCTGCCCCATTGA
- the sepH gene encoding septation protein SepH, with protein MRELKVVGLDADGKTIICQSGGPDDQFKLPVDDRLRAAIRGEAPPPEQPQLDIEVSDLLSPKEIQARIRAGASVEQVASQSGSDIARIRRFAHPVLLERSRAAELATAAHPLQADGPGVLTLLETVSTALVARGLNPARLGWDAWRNEDGRWTVQLSWQVGLSENHAHFCFTPGPHGGTVTAIDDPASELIDPDFKPPLRPLAPVARLAFETPAEPAPPAEPAPVGDVVDVGEKAQAAPAPAAQAAVSTPASSRRGKPAIPAWEDVLLGVRSAGQR; from the coding sequence ATGCGGGAACTCAAAGTGGTTGGACTCGATGCCGACGGCAAGACCATCATCTGCCAGAGCGGCGGCCCCGACGACCAGTTCAAGCTCCCCGTCGACGACCGGCTGCGCGCGGCCATCCGCGGCGAAGCGCCGCCGCCGGAGCAACCCCAGCTCGACATCGAAGTCAGCGACCTGCTGAGCCCCAAGGAGATTCAGGCCCGCATCCGCGCCGGCGCGTCGGTCGAACAGGTGGCGTCGCAATCGGGCTCCGACATCGCGCGGATCCGGCGCTTCGCCCATCCGGTATTGCTGGAACGCTCGCGCGCCGCCGAGCTGGCCACCGCCGCACACCCGCTCCAAGCCGACGGCCCCGGGGTGCTCACCCTGCTGGAGACCGTCTCCACCGCGTTGGTGGCGCGCGGCCTCAACCCGGCCAGGCTCGGCTGGGACGCCTGGCGCAACGAGGACGGCCGCTGGACGGTCCAGCTGTCGTGGCAGGTCGGCCTATCCGAGAACCACGCACACTTCTGCTTCACCCCCGGGCCGCACGGCGGCACCGTAACCGCGATCGACGACCCCGCCAGTGAGCTGATCGACCCGGACTTCAAACCCCCGCTGCGGCCCTTGGCGCCGGTGGCCCGCCTCGCATTCGAGACGCCCGCCGAGCCTGCCCCGCCCGCCGAGCCCGCGCCGGTCGGCGACGTCGTCGACGTCGGCGAAAAAGCCCAAGCTGCCCCGGCGCCCGCCGCCCAAGCGGCGGTGAGCACCCCGGCAAGCAGCCGGCGCGGCAAGCCCGCCATTCCCGCGTGGGAGGACGTGCTGCTCGGGGTGCGTTCGGCCGGACAGCGCTAG
- the serC gene encoding phosphoserine transaminase — protein sequence MAEQLQIPADLKPRDGRFGCGPSKVRPEQLEALTSSAAPLFGTSHRQAPVKNLVGRVRKGVAELFSVPDGYEVILGNGGATAFWDAAAFGLIDKRSLHLSFGEFSSKFASCVAKNPFVGDPIIIKSDAGTAPEPQSDPSVDVVGWAHNETSTGVAVPVRRPEGDALVLIDATSGAGGLPVDITDVDAYYFSPQKNFASDGGLWLAVMSPAALARVESIAASGRWVPDFLSLPIAIENSLKDQTYNTPAIATLALMAEQLDWILGNGGLDWAVKRTADSSQRLYSWAEERAYTTPFVADPALRSQVVGTIDFVDDVDAAAVAKVLRANGIVDTEPYRKLGRNQLRVAMFPAVDPDDISALTACVDWVVERL from the coding sequence ATGGCTGAGCAGCTCCAGATCCCCGCAGACCTCAAACCCCGCGACGGCCGCTTCGGATGTGGCCCGTCGAAGGTCCGACCCGAGCAGCTCGAGGCGCTGACCAGCAGCGCGGCGCCGTTGTTCGGCACCTCGCACCGCCAGGCGCCGGTCAAAAACCTGGTGGGCCGGGTCCGGAAGGGAGTGGCCGAGCTGTTTTCGGTGCCGGACGGCTACGAGGTCATCCTCGGCAATGGCGGCGCGACGGCCTTCTGGGACGCCGCGGCGTTCGGGCTGATCGACAAGCGCTCGCTGCACCTGTCGTTCGGCGAGTTCAGCTCGAAGTTCGCCTCCTGCGTCGCCAAGAATCCGTTCGTCGGGGACCCCATCATCATCAAGTCGGATGCCGGCACCGCCCCGGAACCGCAGAGCGACCCGTCGGTCGACGTGGTCGGTTGGGCGCACAACGAGACCTCGACGGGGGTCGCGGTGCCGGTCCGCCGCCCCGAGGGCGACGCGCTGGTGCTCATCGACGCCACCTCGGGCGCCGGCGGCCTGCCGGTCGACATCACCGACGTCGACGCCTACTACTTCTCTCCGCAGAAGAACTTCGCCAGCGACGGCGGCCTGTGGCTGGCCGTCATGAGCCCGGCCGCGCTGGCCCGCGTCGAGTCCATCGCCGCCTCGGGTCGCTGGGTTCCCGACTTCCTGTCGCTGCCGATCGCCATCGAGAACAGCCTCAAGGACCAGACGTACAACACGCCGGCGATCGCGACCCTGGCGCTGATGGCCGAGCAGCTGGACTGGATCCTGGGCAACGGCGGGCTGGACTGGGCGGTCAAGCGCACGGCGGATTCGTCGCAGCGGCTGTACTCCTGGGCGGAGGAGCGGGCCTACACCACGCCGTTCGTCGCCGACCCCGCCCTGCGCTCGCAGGTGGTGGGCACCATCGACTTCGTCGACGACGTCGACGCCGCGGCCGTCGCGAAGGTGCTCCGAGCCAACGGGATCGTCGACACCGAGCCGTACCGCAAGCTCGGCCGCAACCAGTTGCGGGTCGCGATGTTCCCCGCCGTCGACCCCGACGACATCAGCGCGCTGACGGCGTGCGTCGACTGGGTAGTCGAGCGGCTCTAA
- a CDS encoding DUF2505 domain-containing protein produces MPSSFDVVTESSASVEQIHAAYSRKDYWLARIEPGPTLTTLDSLTIQDDGTIEVHITQHIGRQLLPGPVGKLVPTELKMMHIETWRPAGDGRFRGQVAISTSPKLGWGQVDAWLDPADPGSQLRCSLKVQVKIPLVGGRLEKSIGHSLTSSGIPEMQRFTADWIAENA; encoded by the coding sequence ATGCCGAGTTCCTTCGACGTCGTGACCGAATCATCCGCCAGCGTTGAACAGATTCATGCGGCCTACAGCCGCAAAGACTATTGGCTGGCCCGCATCGAGCCCGGCCCCACCCTCACCACGCTGGACTCCCTGACCATCCAGGACGACGGCACGATAGAAGTGCACATCACCCAGCACATCGGCCGCCAGCTGCTGCCCGGGCCCGTGGGCAAACTCGTTCCCACCGAACTGAAGATGATGCACATAGAGACGTGGCGACCGGCCGGCGACGGCCGGTTTCGCGGGCAGGTCGCAATCTCGACGTCGCCGAAGCTGGGATGGGGCCAAGTGGACGCGTGGCTGGATCCAGCAGATCCCGGCTCCCAACTGCGCTGCTCCCTGAAAGTTCAGGTCAAGATCCCGCTAGTGGGCGGCCGACTGGAAAAGTCCATCGGGCACAGCCTGACCTCCAGCGGCATCCCCGAGATGCAGCGCTTCACCGCCGACTGGATCGCCGAAAACGCCTAG